One Tribolium castaneum strain GA2 chromosome 6, icTriCast1.1, whole genome shotgun sequence genomic window, GAGGAAGAGGACGATTCTGATTCAGATTTTGACTTAAATCACGTCATGCAGGAGTCGGGGGAGGAAGAAGAGTCGGGTGAGGAGGAAGAATCAGGTGAGGAGGAAGAAGAcgaggaggaggaggaggatGAAGCGTCCAGTTTGAGTGATGGAGAAAGCGAGGAGGAAAAGGAAGTGAAGCCGAAACAGAACGGTATTGCAAAACCCACTCAGAAGAAGAAGCAAAAAGAAGAAAAGTCTAAACCACAAGAAGAGAAGAAAGGGAAACAGAAGCCCAAGAAGACTGTCCTGAAAGGGGGTGTGATAGTCGAAGACCTCAAAGAAGGTTCGGGCGATTTGGTCTCCAACGGGAAATTTGTCCACGTTTACTACGAAGGCCGTCTCAAGGACtctaacaaaatgtttgactCAACCACCAAAGGCCCAGGATTTAGTTTCAGGGTTGGCAAAGGAGAGGTTATCAAAGGCTGGGACGTCGGTTTAGTCGGAATGAAGGTCGGGGGCAAGCGCCGCATCATGTGCCCCCCGAAAATGGCCTACGGGGCCAAGGGCTCGCCCCCGGTGATCCCCCCGAACGCAAACTTGGTCTTTGATGTGGAGCTCAAGAAAGTCAGCTAAATGTGTAACTTTGTTGTCTGTAATCTCCAGTTTGCTTTTTTACTTTACTTATCGGTTTCAGTTATAAATAAACGGTATTTTTTccgaaagttttttatttatggttaGGTTATTAAAACGTCAACTGTCAAACGTCAAGGTTAGACAGGCCGACATTTTCCGATAATCCGTAAATTACGCTAAAGTCGTTACATAAGCCCTTAGCTCGGCTCAGAGACAACAATGTTTGCCCTCCGCCGCCTCGCTACAGCCCCCTTGGCGTAAGTCATTCAAAATTTACCATAAATTTCGCACTTAACCTCACTTATGTGTAGGGGCTCCCGGGCTGCCCACAGCCTCCCGGAGCTCCCATACGCCTACGAGGCCCTCGAGCCGGTCATCTCGCGCGACATCATGTGTCTCCACCACTCCAAACACCACCAAACCTACGTAACAAACCTAAACGCCGCTGAGGAAAAGCTAAAAGCCGCCTTGAGCAAGGGGGACATCAGCACGGCTATATCCCTCGAACCGGCGCTCCGATTCAACGGTGGGGGGCACTTGAACCACTCGATTTTTTGGCAGAATCTGTCCCCCGAATCGACCCAACCTAGCGATGCCCTTAAGAAAGCCATTGAGGACTCGTTTGGGGGCGTCCAACAGTTGAAAGACCAGTTATCGGCCTCGTCGATTGGGGTACAGGGGTCGGGCTGGGGCTGGTTGGGCTATTGCAGCAAGTCCGGGAAATTGAAAATCGCGACTTGCGCCAACCAGGACCCCCTTCAGGCCACCACAGGGCTGGTGCCCCTTCTGGGGATCGACGTGTGGGAGCACGCCTATTATTTGCAGTACAAGAACGTGCGGGCTGACTATGTCAAGGCCATTTTCGAGATTGTGAACTGGAAGGATGTCTCCCAGAGGTTTGAGAAGGCGAAGAGTTGTTAGATTTGATATGTTTGgcgaaattgatttttatagaaCGTACTGTAATTCATTTGCGCgtttctaataaataattaagtgcAAAGGAGCCTTGAAtcatttcagttttttcaaaaagaaaaaaatagtgacCTGTATAGGCAACCAGTTATACATTtctttttattgaaattttaaatgatgaaATAAAGCCAGGCTCTGCGTTTAGATATACTTTATTCGTAACGATTGAACACCAATAAATAAACTTACAAATATAACAGTCATTTTCTAACAAAAGAAAGCGCGTAAAATGCGTATTACGTCAGATTGCACCAGTCCCTCTTTAGAATATGCTCGGTAACAATAAACTTTTGCTAATTAAATATCAATACTCAACTAATCTCTCTCAAAGGCAACCTTGAAAAAATAGCTTTATCACTTTCCGTCGGACCGTTTTTACCACTAGAGTGCGTAACATAGAGAAAACGTGCGTAATAATTAGGCACAGTCTGAACTTAGGACAGCCTAGCCTTATCTATACTAGTAATTTCGTTAGGTGTGAAGCCTAGGATGCTCTGAATGGCTTTCAAGTGACCCTGACTGTTCTCCTTGTCTGTGAGAAAGTAATAAACGGCGGATTTGAGGAATTGGAGGGTGATTTCCGGATCGATTTTGCTCTTGTTTTTGGCTTCGATCAACTGGCGGTACATTGCctgcaaaaaattggaaaatgaaaattttgaatttgattttttgaaaaaaaaagtgctagaCTACCACATGCAGAGTGCCTAAGTGGGGTATTGGTAGTTTACCTTTCTGGCACCAAGTACCCACAACGAGAGAGCCTCTTTAGCGCTAAGCAAAGGCTGTAAGTTGTTAGAAGTTGAGGCGTACTCTAAGTCCTAAAATTCACCCAAAAGTTTGATCGACTCATTAATATTCCGGTGATTGTTAGGGAAAATTTAAGTGCGAGACGGGGACTcaccttgatgttttcaagcTCGTTCTTCGTCACTTGTAACTCTTCTAAAAGCTCGGGCACCGAAATGCGGCTTGGCCCTTGTTTGGCGATTTCCATCACCTTgaaagaaaaccaaaattttccgcctaattaaataaacgaaGCGATTGGTTACCCTATTTTCGCGTTCTAGATTCGCGGCCTCGTGCCCTTGCCGGTACATTTCGAGGTAAGTCTTCTTCTGTTTCTCCTCCTGTTGGGCCAGCTTTTGGCAGGCTTCCTCCAGTTGTGATtctaattcttttatttttgatttggcTAAGTCTAATTCGGGGACTAATTCCCAGTAGCGTTTGTTGATTTCGGTGATTCTTTGTAAGAGTTCTTCGATTTTGTCGTTGTGTTTTTGTTTGAGTTGGTAGGTTTCTTCCTCGTGTGTCTTGACCAGTTCTTGCAGTCGGCGCTCGTATTCGAGGATTAGGTTGGTGTGTTCGTTGTTGTCGCCGAGGGCCGCTGTTATGGCCTTGTCGGCCAAGTCCATTTTGCGCTTCATCGGctgttgcaaaaattaaaaaaattaaatatccaAAATTTTATGTTCTAAACACAAACTCAgtgtatgaattttttttgaaatgatgTTTCATATTTCgggtaaaaaatatttttttttattttaatatagtgtacagaaaatttgaaagttgTAAGTAGTTTAGAAATTATCGACGGACTTAGAAAATGCTATTTATTTACTATGTTTACGATTTTCTCAGGACGACGATCTTTTTTCCGTAATATAGGAAATCAAAGTGCTTTTCAAATATGAACAGTTAAAACTAATTCTACGAGATGATAAATACacggaaaaaaattcttattaatatgtgtttgtaaatttttcaacgtaaaaataaaagtgccTTGTATCTGTAATCTGTAACCACAACCCAGAATGACTACGGGTTTTCATCATTCGTTAATAAATAAGCATTATAGATAATTAAATTGAACGCAgatataaattgtttaaattttcactcGCTATCAGTTTCCAAATGCCGATTACAGCGAAACTATTAGTGGTAGAGCAAAAAGTCCAGAACCACCggtattgcaataaaattctatacaaaataactataatttattcagttttacTACTTTTCAAAGACATAACTTTCATAACACCGGCGTAATCAGGCGGGCAAATCTATCGGATAgcgcaaaactattcgaaaataTTGAATAACTTTCCGCTACACTGTATGTAAAAGGCTCCGGAAAGTCTAgtaatgacaaaaaaaatccaaaaaattgcgGGTAATTTAGAAGTtaatgacagatttagaaattgcaaatttttgctaggcttataaacacttttataagaaagaaaattaaatacaaacaTGTTAGTTTACATTCAAATAGTACCCAACGTACGTCCGGTAGAAAACCAAATGatataatttggaaaaaaaatcgagaaaaaaaacatttacaattttaagtcTGATACCAAGGTACTAAATAATCTAAAGATTTTTACCGTGCATATCGTTTCGATCTAGAGTAATTGAGCActgttcaagttttttttaatccaaaaataGATATGTGTCTGTTCCTGGAATAATAACTAGCAAAAACTCTGGGTTTTCATTATTCGaccaataaataattcaaggcagatttttcagattttttttattttcccaaaagAAGTTATTCAAACTTATagattgcaaaaattaaaaaaaaattacaccaaactttaaacaaacccaaacttttttttttgggaaattatttattttccacaaTCATCTACACCATAAATAATGATGAAttctaaaacttttaatataaaatgttcaaaaaaagtcGATTGGTGTCGAAGAAAACGCAAAATTATTAACAGTTTTTATGTTACCAACCATTTTTTCAGCTGTTTTTGAATAGGacataatgttttattttaccaattttcttcataactataataaatcatttttaatattttccaataaagattttttttaaatctcatcaATAGTCAAAATGATTTGTGAACTTCATCTGTGAAAATCTCCGTGAAAAACCTTTATACTAGAACTGATATtagagttataattttttttttcgattttttaatataataacataaaattgAACCTTAACTCACAGCGCATCGGTTTTTTTCTGTTcgataaatagtttttttaattttgtcgaaaatgaGATATTTTCTAATACTTCCAATTATTTTctaacaatgataataataataataataataataataataataataataataataataaaatgttcaaaaaaaatcgattgGTGTCGAAGAAAACGCAAAATTATTCACAGTTTTTATGTTATCAACCATTTTTTTCAGCTGTTTTTGAATAGGacataatgttttattttaccaattttcttCATAACTATAATAAATCATTTCTAACACTTTccaacaaagaatttttttttaaatctcatctTATCAATCTGTGAATCTCATCAATTTGTGAACTTCATCTGTGAAAATCTCGGTGAAAATCCTTTATCCTAGAACTGATATTCgagttatacatttttttttttgatttattaataaaataacataaaattgAACCTTAACTCAAAGCGCATCGGTTTTTTTCTGTTcgataaatagtttttttaattttgtggaaaatgAGATATTTTCTAATACTTTCTAATATTTTctaacaatgataataataataacaaaatgttcaaaaaaatcgaTTGGTGTCGAAGAAAacgcaaaattatttacagtttttatgTTATCAACCATTTTTCAGCTGTTTTTGAATAggacatacattttttttttcgattttttaataacataaaattgaaccttaaaaatagctaaaatttaGTCCGGTACTACTTTTATCACAAAGTgttagtaaattatttttcacttaATTACTGGCTGGAAATAGTATACCAATGAAAAATTCTATAGACATTATAGGTTTCACGTCAAAAAATTCCGGGTATTTTCATAATACTATAAGTCAcaataaaatagtgaaaatagtataataaaactgttaaaataaaaaatagctagattttaaataattttaaatatctcAGAAACCATACATTATACCGAAAATAAAAAGcgatttgaaataattgaaagACTAAacatttattcaatttgaaaaatttaacctaACTTTGAGATGGTCAACTCCCTCAACTTCCCCAaggaataaacatttttttttaattcttgtcaTTTCTGAATCGCCACTCCGAtctgttaaatatttaaaagatatttgattcaattttattttatttacaacatAACTACAGCGATTCAACCggggtaaaaaaataaaatgtggaCTAGTTTCGGTTAGTTAATTAAACCATCCTCAGCAATAGGTGATAAAAAGATTAATAACTTATCTACattataaattgaaaattataaacatttaTAAAAGTAGATTAAAAGTTTAAAGGATAGCAGACTGAGTGGAATGCTACCCTGGTttgattttggtaaaaaaaaagacaaaagacaaaaaaaagagTTAACTCACAAATAGaaactaaaagaaaaacataataCGTTCATCAAGGCGACTatggaatttaaattcaatgtgccgcttgTTCCAATGATTATTGTAGTTTCAGTACTGCCATCTCTGtcaaatcattaaattaactttttagtcatttttttttcattttatatattttatttatttatattttcgtGATTTAtgttgttgtgtattttatatttgaagcctttttacattattttgacggatctgtcactCTGACggcatttacaatttaaactaagcggcacattacgttcaaatttcagaggtgacttgatgaacgatcatttttgaacacattgtatataaTAGTTGCCAAAAATGACTGAATTTTGGCATTAAACATATgtttactaataaaaaaaaattgccctTAGACATCGTAATAAAATGACTTTTAAGCCCACTGTTTGTctgtctttaaaaaattataacaagatacgtaaaatgaaaaataatgaacaaatttttaataataatagtaataatttaatgtaTCTTCgttcttaaaatttattaatgttaatgttcaCTTAATTACTGGCTGGAAATAGTATACCAATGAAAAATTCTATAGACATCATAGGTTTCACGTCAAAAAATTCCGGGTATTTTCATAATACTATAAGTCAcaataaaatagtgaaaatagtataataaaactgttaaaataaaaaacagctaGATTTGCGATTTTAAAgagtgttaaaatttaactgcCCTTTTATAATAGAAAATACAAATTGCTTTCTAAcgatggatttaaattaaataaaaaaattaaaaaaatctcttacACTCCTTGTGGCAACCGGTGAATTGGCATAATCCTCAAAATGCCCCGAATCCGTATAGGAATTGGTCATTTCATTCTGCACAACACTCCTATCAGTCGTATCAACATCGGGCGTAATCTGTTCGTCGGTATTTTCCCTAACAGTGACCGCATCACTCGAATTGGACCTATCTTCCGGTGAATTGAGCGCAGCTTTGTACAGCCTCAACTCGACCACCTCTTTGGTCaatttcaaaatatcactatctTTATCCTCAAGCTCCTTCCTGGCCTGATGCAGCAAATTCTTCAACTTCTTCACCTGCCGGTGCAGCCTCTGCGTCGGAGTCAGATAGTCCTCGCCAGTGGCCCCCGAATGTTGACTACAGTGAAACACGTACTTCATGCTCCTCCCGGAGAACGTGGTGCCATTCCGAGCCACACTCGCGTGGTCGCATGACCCCACGCTGGTCACACTGGTGAGGCTCTCGCTGTCCCACTCGCAAAGGGGCCCATCGGGGGTCGTGGGCGGCGTGCTGGGCACCAGACGGTTCGTCGACAGCGACAAACTCTACAAgggtttttttagttttattacacGAAACTACaactaaatgtaaaaaataatgccaCTGCTACGGACCATAAGAAACATCAGCTCTGTTTTTAAAACTACAACATTTACCTACCCCATGACACCCTTTCGCACTTTAGTATAACTTGAGACAGTTTTCATCgactttttatctttttttgttgaattttggGAATTTTCTTGAAACGTCAATTGTCAAATTGAAAATGTGCGCGCGCATGCGCGTTGATTATCAACATTTCGCGAATTCGTTTGAACGTTTTACTAATACAAAAGAGTTTTCCATTGAATATTCCTTATTTATTTCCTCTTACAGGGTTGTTGTTGTCGTTTTTCATCTAGCAGATCGTCTAACATTACCTAGGGCAACCAAGACAGGCTCATCCTTTTATGAATGAACGTAACTATGGTGATGGTTGTAAAATTTGTAGGCATTTCGATTGGACCGTTTGAGGTCGGCCATTATAATTATGGGGAAAACcaatcatttttgattttttgattcattaaaaaattatattttttaatatgattGGTCCATTTAAAGTCGGCCATTATGATAAAGTTATAAACCAATGACTTTGAATTGTTGgactaattcaataatttaaagcgaatgattagtttaaatttgaaagCAGTCAGTaaataagctttgtttttttatttttacacgaAAAAAGCTCACACCGAAAAACCCACACAAAAATAAGCCCACATAGGAAAAAACTCAcgttgaaaatacaaaaatacaaattgtaGTTATCACTTGGATATTTCGTAAAATCATTAGTTGAATCAACATTtgctttttatcttttaaataataatagttcataatgaaattttaataaaattgtcaaGATAAACACCCAGAACAATGTAATAATGgattgattttgatttttttttaatgatggTCACTatagactcaccctgtagaaAAGACCTACACcagaaaaaattcacatgagTAAAAGCCCACGGAAAAAAGCTCACAGAAAATTAactcacaaaaaaaacaatgtctGCTGTCGTGGACGAATTTATGAtcgataataaataaataaataattaatgtaaaCAAATAGGAATATGTGCCTCCGAGTCGCTTTATAGCactacttttttgaaaaaaattgattatttaaatatctcaaaaaccatACATTATACAACATATCtaccgaaaataaaaaaataaaatgtggaCTAGTTTCGGTTAGTTAATTAAACCATCCTCAGCAATATGTGATAAAATGGTTAATAACCTATCtacattataaattaaaaattataaacatttaTAAAAGTAGATTAAAAGTTTAAAGGATAGCAAACTGAGTGGAATGCTACCCTGGTttgattttggtaaaaaaaagacaaaagacaaaaaacagAGTTAACTCACAAATAGaaactaaaagaaaaacataataCGTTTATCAAGGCGACTatggaatttaaattcaatgtgccgcttgTTCCAATGATTATTGTAGTTTCAGTACTGTCATCTCTGtcaaatcattaaattaactttttagtcattttttttccattttatatattttatttatttatattttcgtgatttgtgttgt contains:
- the qtc gene encoding protein quick-to-court isoform X2 produces the protein MSANIFPMMSSKPKESRIPIPSPVPLRRSGSVRLRAKSPDSNRTADGLQRGLSFMERGERYAKHGAPGIIRPKASPESPSRIRSLSLSLSTNRLVPSTPPTTPDGPLCEWDSESLTSVTSVGSCDHASVARNGTTFSGRSMKYVFHCSQHSGATGEDYLTPTQRLHRQVKKLKNLLHQARKELEDKDSDILKLTKEVVELRLYKAALNSPEDRSNSSDAVTVRENTDEQITPDVDTTDRSVVQNEMTNSYTDSGHFEDYANSPVATRSPMKRKMDLADKAITAALGDNNEHTNLILEYERRLQELVKTHEEETYQLKQKHNDKIEELLQRITEINKRYWELVPELDLAKSKIKELESQLEEACQKLAQQEEKQKKTYLEMYRQGHEAANLERENRVMEIAKQGPSRISVPELLEELQVTKNELENIKAMYRQLIEAKNKSKIDPEITLQFLKSAVYYFLTDKENSQGHLKAIQSILGFTPNEITSIDKARLS
- the qtc gene encoding protein quick-to-court isoform X1 — translated: MSANIFPMMSSKPKESRIPIPSPVPLRRSGSVRLRAKSPDSNRTADGLQRGLSFMERGERYAKHGAPGIIRPKASPESPSRIRSLSLSLSTNRLVPSTPPTTPDGPLCEWDSESLTSVTSVGSCDHASVARNGTTFSGRSMKYVFHCSQHSGATGEDYLTPTQRLHRQVKKLKNLLHQARKELEDKDSDILKLTKEVVELRLYKAALNSPEDRSNSSDAVTVRENTDEQITPDVDTTDRSVVQNEMTNSYTDSGHFEDYANSPVATRSPMKRKMDLADKAITAALGDNNEHTNLILEYERRLQELVKTHEEETYQLKQKHNDKIEELLQRITEINKRYWELVPELDLAKSKIKELESQLEEACQKLAQQEEKQKKTYLEMYRQGHEAANLERENRVMEIAKQGPSRISVPELLEELQVTKNELENIKDLEYASTSNNLQPLLSAKEALSLWVLGARKAMYRQLIEAKNKSKIDPEITLQFLKSAVYYFLTDKENSQGHLKAIQSILGFTPNEITSIDKARLS
- the Sod2 gene encoding superoxide dismutase [Mn], mitochondrial is translated as MFALRRLATAPLAGSRAAHSLPELPYAYEALEPVISRDIMCLHHSKHHQTYVTNLNAAEEKLKAALSKGDISTAISLEPALRFNGGGHLNHSIFWQNLSPESTQPSDALKKAIEDSFGGVQQLKDQLSASSIGVQGSGWGWLGYCSKSGKLKIATCANQDPLQATTGLVPLLGIDVWEHAYYLQYKNVRADYVKAIFEIVNWKDVSQRFEKAKSC
- the Fkbp39 gene encoding 46 kDa FK506-binding nuclear protein; amino-acid sequence: MFWGLIMEPGRCYTQTVKVAFHVSMAALDISNSGDEPAQVMCVFEGRNYLLCTLNRKDKWQCALDLSFEVGSKVSFATNGKSHVHLTGYLTDLQDEFDEEEVEEEEEESQKTEKKRSKKQHIDGPPSKKSKTLEESITEEEDDSDSDFDLNHVMQESGEEEESGEEEESGEEEEDEEEEEDEASSLSDGESEEEKEVKPKQNGIAKPTQKKKQKEEKSKPQEEKKGKQKPKKTVLKGGVIVEDLKEGSGDLVSNGKFVHVYYEGRLKDSNKMFDSTTKGPGFSFRVGKGEVIKGWDVGLVGMKVGGKRRIMCPPKMAYGAKGSPPVIPPNANLVFDVELKKVS